The Vigna unguiculata cultivar IT97K-499-35 chromosome 1, ASM411807v1, whole genome shotgun sequence nucleotide sequence CTCTTTCCACCCTTCAATCTTTCATCCTTCAATTCCCAATCTTTTCCATGTTTCCAGCAAATTGCATCATGCTCGTGTGGCAGCACGCATCAGGGACAAGCTCCTGCAAATGCCCTCTCTGTCGCCGACCCATCACTCTCTTAGTCCCCACCGAACACTCTCTCTCCCACCGTCACGACCCTGAAGTTGCTCATATTCTCTCCAAGATTCATGCTTACAACCGTGTCTTCGGTGGCCAACCCTCCTCTCTTTTTCAGGTGCCCATCTTCTTTCGTTCTTGCTTTCTTTCATTAATTGCACTTTTTTGCGGAATTGATTCCGAATGGTGATTGCAGAGAGTGCAAGATCTTCCTTTTCTGTTGCACAGGCTGCTTCGGGAGTTTCTGAACCCTCAAAGATCCCTTCCTCTTGTCATCCGTGCCCGTGTCTTTGTTGCTGTCAGTTTCCTCACTCTTTCAACTTCAATACTTGCTGTGTTCCTCAATCGATTATCCGTAATTTTCCTTTATGCtcttcaattttg carries:
- the LOC114163244 gene encoding E3 ubiquitin-protein ligase RNF170 isoform X1, producing the protein MESGPPPNDLCSICHANFHIPCQANCSHWFCANCIMLVWQHASGTSSCKCPLCRRPITLLVPTEHSLSHRHDPEVAHILSKIHAYNRVFGGQPSSLFQRVQDLPFLLHRLLREFLNPQRSLPLVIRARVFVAVSFLTLSTSILAVFLNRLSMIASVVYILSPIDLIPEAMLGIVGLLDDVLIGLICFLHVAAIYRSVLYLRHAGS
- the LOC114163244 gene encoding E3 ubiquitin-protein ligase RNF170 isoform X2, with product MESGPPPNDLCSICHANFHIPCQANCSHWFCANCIMLVWQHASGTSSCKCPLCRRPITLLVPTEHSLSHRHDPEVAHILSKIHAYNRVFGGQPSSLFQRVQDLPFLLHRLLREFLNPQRSLPLVIRARVFVAMIASVVYILSPIDLIPEAMLGIVGLLDDVLIGLICFLHVAAIYRSVLYLRHAGS